A stretch of the Borreliella spielmanii genome encodes the following:
- the trxB gene encoding thioredoxin-disulfide reductase gives MLEFETIDIKLTKKENFFQKEVEFLEDVIIVGSGPAGLTAGIYSVMSNYKAAILEGPEPGGQLTTTTEVYNYPGFKNGISGRDLMLNMKEQAVNLGAKTFPETVFSIKKRNSIFYLYTENYIYKSKAVIVAVGSKPKKLETLKNSDLFWNKGISVCAICDGHLYKGKKVAVIGGGNTALSEAIYLSKLADKVYIIVRKDYLRAIAMLRDSVTKLPNIEILYNSEATEVDGKSFISSVKIFNKKDNGFYKLEVNAVFMAVGYKPNTEFLKGFLDLDEEGFIITKDVVKTSVDGVFSCGDVSNKLYAQAITAAAEGFIASVELGNFLK, from the coding sequence ATGTTAGAATTTGAAACCATTGATATAAAGCTGACCAAAAAGGAAAATTTCTTTCAAAAAGAGGTAGAATTTCTTGAAGATGTAATAATTGTAGGATCTGGTCCGGCTGGATTAACAGCTGGAATTTATTCTGTTATGAGTAATTATAAAGCTGCTATTTTAGAAGGCCCTGAACCTGGAGGACAGCTTACTACAACCACAGAGGTTTACAATTATCCTGGTTTTAAAAATGGAATAAGTGGTAGAGATTTGATGTTAAATATGAAAGAGCAAGCAGTAAATCTTGGAGCTAAAACTTTTCCCGAAACTGTTTTTTCTATAAAAAAAAGGAATAGTATTTTTTACCTTTATACAGAAAATTATATTTATAAAAGTAAAGCTGTGATTGTTGCTGTGGGATCAAAACCCAAAAAACTTGAAACTCTTAAAAATTCGGATTTATTTTGGAATAAGGGTATTTCGGTTTGCGCTATTTGTGATGGACATCTTTATAAAGGGAAAAAGGTTGCAGTAATTGGTGGAGGAAATACTGCCCTTTCAGAAGCAATTTATTTAAGCAAATTAGCGGATAAGGTTTATATTATTGTAAGAAAAGATTACCTTAGAGCTATTGCTATGTTAAGAGATAGTGTTACAAAGTTGCCGAATATTGAAATTTTGTATAATTCAGAGGCCACAGAAGTAGATGGAAAATCTTTTATTTCTTCGGTTAAGATTTTTAATAAAAAAGATAATGGTTTTTATAAATTAGAAGTGAATGCTGTATTTATGGCTGTTGGTTATAAGCCGAATACAGAATTTTTAAAGGGATTTTTAGATTTGGATGAAGAGGGGTTTATTATAACTAAAGATGTTGTTAAAACAAGTGTTGATGGTGTTTTTTCGTGTGGAGATGTTAGTAATAAACTTTACGCTCAAGCCATTACCGCTGCTGCTGAGGGATTTATTGCATCTGTTGAGTTGGGAAATTTTTTAAAATAG
- the pheT gene encoding phenylalanine--tRNA ligase subunit beta, producing the protein MPKVEIYKNLFLDKVGKNFTNLEISELLEPFKAEFDGFDENSGKIKIEFNDTNRPDLWSYTGLARQIKTYFFGEMPYYDFFSKKGDFKKCYGEILVDNKMSKIRPFIFGFLAKGLIINDRMLEALIQFQEKLCQSYGQKRRRVAMGMYNSNFIKFPITYVASSPNHKFVPLGMDCELSLLEINEKHPKGLEYSHIIKNFDKYPLLLDNNNNVVSYPPIINSNNIGSLKVGDTDLFVEVTGIDFEATLLALSVVACDFYDMGFEILPVKTVFRKPFGLDFEELVCPYYFQEEVEFNVRNVNRLLGNNLTLERICLSLKKMGVNSYSRDLKNYIIPPFYRNDFLHEVDVIEDIMIGEGLASFYPELPKAFSVGRLSAIEELSRDIRNLMVGMGFQEMIYNYMGSKKDFIDRMNIDDQNFLKVSNPMTENYEYIRASIIPNLLKSESVSSNFPYPHKIFEVGKVALKNLDTIEGTSTFTNLAFLMAGKEISFNEINSIVATLFYYLNIEINLRESQAAFYINGRGADILLEGLNIGNFGEISPYVLNNFGIFIPCSVFEVNINKLMGRS; encoded by the coding sequence ATGCCAAAGGTAGAAATTTACAAAAATCTTTTTTTAGATAAAGTAGGAAAAAATTTTACAAATTTAGAGATTTCAGAATTACTCGAACCATTTAAAGCGGAATTTGATGGGTTTGATGAAAATTCGGGAAAAATCAAAATAGAATTTAATGATACAAATAGACCAGATTTGTGGTCCTATACTGGACTTGCTCGTCAAATAAAAACGTATTTTTTTGGAGAAATGCCTTATTATGATTTTTTTTCAAAAAAAGGAGATTTTAAAAAGTGCTATGGTGAAATTTTAGTAGATAATAAAATGTCTAAAATCAGACCGTTTATTTTTGGATTTTTAGCAAAGGGATTGATTATTAATGATAGAATGCTTGAGGCATTAATTCAATTTCAAGAAAAACTTTGTCAAAGTTATGGACAAAAGAGAAGAAGAGTTGCAATGGGGATGTATAATTCTAATTTTATTAAATTTCCAATAACTTATGTTGCTTCATCTCCTAATCATAAGTTTGTTCCTTTAGGAATGGATTGTGAGCTTTCGCTTTTAGAAATAAATGAAAAGCATCCCAAAGGATTAGAATATTCCCATATTATCAAAAATTTTGATAAATATCCATTATTATTGGATAATAATAATAATGTAGTCTCTTATCCTCCAATAATTAATTCTAATAATATTGGATCTTTAAAGGTTGGTGATACAGATTTATTTGTTGAGGTTACGGGTATCGATTTTGAAGCAACTTTGTTAGCGCTATCTGTAGTAGCATGTGATTTTTATGATATGGGTTTTGAAATTTTACCTGTAAAAACTGTATTTAGAAAGCCTTTTGGTTTAGATTTTGAAGAATTAGTATGTCCTTATTATTTTCAAGAAGAAGTAGAGTTTAATGTTAGAAATGTTAATAGGCTACTTGGAAATAATTTAACATTAGAACGTATTTGTCTTAGTTTAAAAAAAATGGGTGTAAACTCTTATTCTAGAGATTTAAAAAATTATATTATCCCACCTTTTTATAGAAACGACTTTCTTCATGAGGTTGATGTAATTGAAGATATAATGATAGGAGAAGGTCTTGCAAGTTTTTATCCAGAGCTTCCCAAGGCTTTTTCAGTGGGAAGGCTTAGTGCTATAGAAGAGTTGTCAAGAGATATTAGAAATTTAATGGTAGGTATGGGATTTCAAGAAATGATTTATAATTATATGGGTTCTAAGAAAGATTTTATTGATAGAATGAATATTGATGATCAAAATTTTTTAAAAGTATCTAATCCAATGACAGAGAATTATGAATATATTAGGGCATCAATAATTCCTAATTTATTAAAATCAGAAAGTGTTAGTTCTAATTTTCCTTATCCACATAAAATTTTTGAGGTTGGAAAGGTAGCTTTAAAGAATTTGGATACTATTGAAGGAACAAGCACTTTTACCAATTTAGCTTTTTTAATGGCTGGCAAAGAAATTTCTTTTAATGAGATTAATTCAATTGTTGCAACGCTTTTTTATTATTTAAATATTGAGATTAATTTAAGAGAATCACAAGCTGCTTTTTATATTAATGGTAGGGGAGCGGATATTTTGCTTGAAGGTCTTAATATAGGTAATTTTGGTGAAATTTCGCCTTATGTTTTAAATAATTTTGGTATTTTTATTCCATGCTCTGTTTTTGAGGTTAATATCAATAAACTTATGGGTCGATCTTAA
- a CDS encoding phenylalanine--tRNA ligase subunit alpha yields the protein MKADLNLIKTLHPLEIKVILNNKEEDDISASIIIEKLGFNEGQANKTIEWLNSKRIIKETYRKLNVFYKATERGLSVLKDGFIEDKIINLVSRKAVLASNLALELDLDVKEVRKAFGNLLKEGILSIDLNKQIIINYSDGIEANYQKIRILLERAKSSDLLRESLAAEELLLISNFAKKKGADSVFFKIIEKLDLKFKLSDFGLEVKNFLMKIKLTGDELTKLTPEILKNKTYENKKFRAYNIHIPSAKTFIGRFNSYLDYISKIKDKLVGLGFEEFDGPLVETEFFNNDALFMPQFHPSRDIKDVYYISDPSIQKSLPEPYFSNVKLAHEAGYATGSRGWRYSFSEDLSKRLVLRTQGTVLSAKQLINAKNPSRYFGVLRCFRYDQVDATHGVDFYQTEGIVIEDNVNIKTLLGLLEIFAKEFAGASEVKYVPSYFPFTEPSIEIHVKHPVLGWFELGGSGIFRPEVTKPLGIDLPVIAWGIGIDRMALMHLGLNDLRDLFTYDIGDVILRRGNIRCQR from the coding sequence ATGAAGGCAGATTTAAATTTAATAAAAACATTACATCCTCTTGAGATTAAAGTTATTTTAAATAATAAAGAAGAAGATGATATTTCTGCTTCAATTATTATTGAAAAATTGGGGTTTAATGAAGGTCAGGCAAATAAAACAATTGAGTGGTTAAATTCTAAAAGGATTATTAAAGAGACTTATAGGAAATTAAATGTATTTTATAAAGCAACAGAAAGAGGCCTTAGTGTTTTAAAAGATGGGTTTATTGAGGATAAAATAATAAATCTAGTATCTCGAAAGGCAGTGTTGGCTTCAAATCTAGCTTTAGAGCTTGATCTTGATGTTAAAGAAGTTAGAAAAGCGTTTGGCAATTTATTAAAAGAGGGCATTCTTTCTATTGATTTAAATAAACAGATTATTATAAATTATTCAGATGGCATAGAGGCTAATTATCAAAAAATACGTATCTTGTTAGAAAGAGCAAAAAGTAGTGATCTTCTTAGAGAAAGTTTGGCAGCTGAAGAGCTTTTATTAATATCAAATTTTGCCAAGAAAAAAGGGGCAGATTCTGTATTTTTTAAAATAATAGAAAAGCTTGATTTAAAGTTTAAATTATCTGATTTTGGCCTAGAAGTAAAAAATTTTTTGATGAAAATCAAATTGACAGGAGATGAGCTTACTAAGCTTACTCCCGAAATTTTAAAAAATAAAACGTATGAGAATAAAAAATTTAGAGCTTATAATATTCATATTCCATCAGCTAAAACTTTTATTGGGCGCTTTAATTCTTATTTAGATTATATTTCTAAAATTAAAGACAAATTAGTGGGTCTTGGTTTTGAAGAGTTTGATGGGCCTTTAGTAGAAACAGAATTTTTCAACAATGATGCTCTTTTTATGCCTCAATTTCATCCTTCTCGCGATATTAAGGATGTTTATTACATTTCAGATCCCAGCATACAAAAATCTTTACCCGAACCTTACTTTTCTAATGTAAAATTAGCTCATGAAGCAGGATATGCAACAGGTTCAAGAGGTTGGAGATATAGTTTTAGTGAAGATCTTTCTAAGAGGTTAGTTTTAAGAACACAAGGCACTGTTCTTTCTGCAAAACAATTGATTAATGCTAAAAACCCAAGCAGATATTTTGGAGTTCTTAGATGTTTTAGATATGATCAAGTAGATGCAACTCACGGAGTCGATTTTTATCAAACTGAGGGGATTGTTATTGAGGATAATGTTAATATTAAAACTTTGTTGGGCCTTCTTGAAATTTTTGCCAAAGAGTTTGCAGGTGCTTCGGAAGTTAAATATGTTCCCTCATATTTTCCCTTTACTGAACCTTCGATTGAAATACATGTAAAACATCCTGTTCTTGGTTGGTTTGAACTTGGAGGAAGTGGAATTTTTAGGCCAGAAGTTACAAAGCCTTTGGGCATTGATCTTCCTGTTATTGCTTGGGGAATTGGAATAGATAGAATGGCTTTAATGCACTTGGGTCTAAATGATTTAAGAGATCTTTTTACTTATGATATTGGTGATGTTATTCTAAGGCGAGGAAATATAAGATGCCAAAGGTAG